One Thalassotalea sediminis DNA segment encodes these proteins:
- a CDS encoding inorganic triphosphatase, with product MITEVELKYLILSEDASTKIEQLLSNHHISYEYNVRRLHNCYFDTPDLQLRQLDFGLRIRQYETHLEHTIKTAGKVIGGLHQRPEYNVNDSRNFPELTLFPTDIWPDQVNVGLIQSALTSLFSTNFERETWLVEMSGSKVEIALDQGEILSDGRSTVINELELELVEGEMSALYEIASILFTGLSLRAGIHSKAARGYRLFANASIEFEPELLFSDGHSTLTSQQWFTTALSHYLQQLQMCVEKYLTEKSLVALASVVELLSVIRHGFWLYDELLTEECIAVRQELSFFIQLFAWVESAIHLKEVMNKTGNYRKKLEYSQQLVEQLKLEKRRFPDFSMVCELLHSERFNQLQLRLLQLILSDIKPFTFVEQSEEQSLLPFARHCMSASLTELHQEMIAVDITDAEQLLAKRKILQRCLLTGNWFGHLFDQEHRHQFRIPWLDMQQGLSELQSLWIIKQQLEKLDKEDNASAVKVIAWQQRKVENLLVALSHTKDAALALPAYWQN from the coding sequence ATGATCACCGAAGTCGAACTTAAATACTTGATTTTAAGTGAGGATGCATCCACAAAAATCGAGCAGCTATTATCTAATCATCACATATCCTATGAGTATAATGTACGTCGGTTACATAACTGTTATTTTGATACGCCGGATTTGCAATTACGCCAGTTAGATTTTGGTCTGAGAATTCGTCAGTATGAAACACACCTTGAACATACGATAAAAACTGCAGGTAAAGTGATAGGTGGTTTGCATCAGAGACCAGAATATAACGTTAATGATTCTCGAAACTTCCCAGAACTTACTCTCTTTCCTACAGATATTTGGCCAGATCAGGTAAATGTTGGTCTAATTCAATCAGCCTTAACCTCGCTTTTTTCTACTAATTTTGAACGTGAAACTTGGTTAGTTGAAATGAGTGGTTCAAAAGTTGAAATTGCGCTAGATCAAGGGGAAATATTATCTGATGGCCGTAGTACCGTCATAAATGAACTTGAGTTAGAGTTAGTTGAAGGCGAGATGAGTGCACTTTATGAAATAGCTAGCATACTCTTTACAGGCTTGTCATTGCGTGCTGGCATTCATAGCAAGGCTGCTCGTGGATACCGGCTTTTTGCTAATGCATCCATTGAATTTGAACCTGAATTATTGTTTAGTGACGGCCATTCAACCTTAACTTCACAACAATGGTTTACAACGGCACTCAGTCATTATCTTCAGCAATTGCAAATGTGTGTGGAAAAGTACTTAACTGAAAAATCGTTAGTCGCGCTCGCAAGTGTTGTGGAACTGTTGTCAGTGATTCGTCATGGCTTTTGGTTATATGACGAACTACTAACAGAAGAGTGCATTGCTGTAAGACAAGAGTTGAGCTTTTTTATTCAGTTATTTGCTTGGGTTGAAAGTGCGATTCACCTCAAAGAAGTGATGAATAAAACGGGAAACTATCGTAAGAAACTCGAATATAGTCAACAGCTTGTAGAACAATTGAAATTAGAAAAAAGGCGTTTCCCTGATTTTTCGATGGTATGTGAATTATTACACAGTGAGCGCTTCAATCAATTACAACTCCGTTTACTTCAGTTGATTTTGTCAGATATTAAACCGTTTACTTTTGTTGAACAAAGTGAAGAACAATCGTTATTGCCTTTCGCACGACACTGTATGAGTGCTAGTTTAACAGAGCTTCATCAAGAAATGATCGCAGTTGATATTACCGACGCGGAACAATTATTAGCGAAGCGAAAGATTTTGCAGCGCTGTTTATTAACAGGTAATTGGTTTGGACATTTATTTGATCAAGAACATCGTCACCAATTTCGTATTCCTTGGTTAGATATGCAGCAAGGATTATCTGAATTGCAAAGCTTATGGATTATCAAACAGCAATTAGAAAAGTTAGATAAAGAAGATAACGCATCAGCGGTTAAAGTTATTGCTTGGCAACAAAGAAAAGTAGAAAACTTACTCGTAGCATTATCTCATACTAAAGACGCAGCATTAGCGCTTCCTGCCTATTGGCAAAATTAA
- a CDS encoding L,D-transpeptidase family protein — translation MMFLRCLSFIFTVGFALYAHTSVYLLPNADSRVIGEDIKHEVLPGDYFQALAEYYDVGLLALIEANPNVDPFLPTVGDTLVIPKRMILPFGERKGIIINLPELRLYYFPPNESLVYVFPVGIGREGLSTPKITSVIGDKRKDPIWRPPEALRKRYREEHGVELAKEILPGPNNPFGKYALRIDTSEYLIHGTNKRMGIGLRASSGCIRMYAPDIEWLYHNVAVGTQIKIIDQPIKMAYQPNGKKLIEVHKPLKEYANKRHNGLSKSVRKFLGEATDSERIQQILTEQKGLVYTLM, via the coding sequence ATGATGTTTTTGCGTTGCCTTAGTTTTATTTTTACCGTTGGTTTTGCTTTATACGCTCATACGAGTGTTTATCTATTGCCTAACGCTGACAGCAGAGTTATTGGTGAAGATATCAAACATGAAGTTTTGCCTGGTGATTATTTTCAAGCACTTGCGGAATATTATGATGTAGGGCTACTTGCACTTATCGAAGCTAACCCTAATGTCGATCCATTCTTGCCTACTGTGGGCGATACATTGGTCATTCCAAAACGTATGATTTTACCTTTTGGTGAGCGCAAAGGAATAATCATTAATTTACCTGAACTTCGTTTGTACTACTTCCCGCCAAATGAGTCACTTGTCTATGTTTTTCCTGTTGGAATAGGAAGAGAAGGACTTTCAACGCCCAAAATAACAAGTGTAATTGGTGATAAACGTAAAGATCCTATTTGGCGACCACCTGAAGCACTTCGAAAGCGGTATAGAGAAGAGCATGGTGTTGAACTCGCTAAAGAAATATTGCCAGGCCCTAATAATCCTTTTGGTAAATATGCGCTTAGAATTGACACAAGTGAATACCTCATTCATGGTACAAACAAACGCATGGGTATTGGGTTACGTGCCAGTTCTGGCTGTATTCGAATGTACGCGCCTGATATTGAATGGCTATATCATAATGTAGCCGTAGGCACGCAAATAAAGATAATTGATCAGCCTATCAAAATGGCCTATCAGCCTAATGGCAAAAAGTTGATTGAGGTACATAAACCGTTAAAAGAGTACGCGAATAAACGGCACAATGGACTATCAAAGTCGGTAAGAAAATTTTTAGGAGAGGCAACAGATAGTGAGCGGATACAACAGATACTCACTGAACAAAAAGGGCTTGTTTACACCTTAATGTAA
- a CDS encoding PspA/IM30 family protein, producing MSIFKKIMTAIRGGATEVGEAVVDANATRIFEQEIRDAENHLTKAKRDLTGVMAQQMASSREVDRIKREITEHEGYAVQALEKGDETLALAVAEKISALESELAAQQQALDSFETNANRLKELVKKSERQVQEHKRQLSMVKTTESVQKATSAITDNFSSSNSKLLNAKDSLERIKAKQQKFDDQLKAAEVLESENSDNSLEAKLKAAGIGEQDKSANSVLERLKAKQK from the coding sequence ATGAGCATTTTCAAAAAAATTATGACTGCTATCCGTGGTGGTGCCACAGAAGTTGGCGAAGCTGTGGTAGATGCAAATGCAACTCGAATCTTTGAACAAGAAATACGAGATGCAGAAAACCATTTAACAAAAGCAAAGCGTGACCTAACGGGCGTAATGGCACAACAAATGGCATCTAGCCGTGAAGTTGACCGCATTAAACGAGAAATCACAGAACATGAAGGCTATGCAGTGCAGGCGCTAGAAAAAGGTGATGAAACATTAGCACTTGCTGTAGCAGAAAAAATCTCAGCGTTAGAAAGTGAACTTGCCGCTCAGCAACAGGCACTTGATAGCTTCGAAACTAATGCCAACAGGTTAAAAGAACTAGTCAAGAAAAGTGAACGCCAAGTACAAGAACACAAACGTCAATTATCGATGGTTAAAACAACCGAAAGTGTACAAAAAGCGACATCGGCGATCACTGACAATTTTTCGTCTAGTAATTCAAAACTGTTGAACGCCAAAGATTCTTTAGAGCGCATTAAGGCAAAACAACAAAAGTTTGATGATCAATTAAAAGCAGCTGAAGTATTAGAATCAGAAAACTCTGATAACTCCTTAGAAGCAAAATTAAAAGCTGCGGGCATAGGCGAGCAAGATAAAAGCGCGAATTCAGTGCTAGAACGCCTAAAAGCAAAACAGAAATAG
- a CDS encoding DUF350 domain-containing protein, with protein sequence MNTLLENIGLNVDLLIYLAIDISIAIILLGFMKFISGISAQVNATDELSKEDNFAFGISVAGSVAALGIVLTGAITGENAESYTMEAIGMLSYGLLGLILIKVGRIIHDRLALNQINKTEQIKARNITVGIVDAAGAIATAIIIRAVLLWVHGLDISTFIAIIAGFFVSQAMLVLVTRIKEKQYAKNNQEDSMQEAFANGQDALAIRYAGQVISTALAVTAASYFLVYSPDTLLENLVGWFVFSICMTILVAVLTAIAKRIILWGINLVEEVDQQHNIGVASVEMAISISIALILTALMA encoded by the coding sequence ATGAACACATTACTCGAAAATATAGGCTTAAATGTAGATCTTTTGATCTACCTTGCGATCGATATATCCATTGCCATCATATTACTTGGCTTTATGAAATTTATATCTGGTATATCAGCACAAGTTAATGCAACAGACGAATTGTCAAAAGAAGATAATTTTGCTTTTGGCATCAGTGTTGCTGGTAGTGTCGCCGCTCTAGGCATTGTACTAACAGGTGCAATTACAGGCGAAAACGCTGAAAGTTACACCATGGAAGCTATTGGAATGCTTTCTTATGGACTATTAGGTTTAATACTGATTAAAGTCGGACGTATTATTCACGATAGATTAGCACTAAACCAAATTAATAAAACTGAACAAATTAAAGCACGCAATATTACCGTAGGTATCGTGGATGCTGCCGGCGCTATTGCTACCGCCATTATTATTCGTGCGGTACTATTGTGGGTTCATGGCTTAGATATCAGTACTTTTATCGCGATTATTGCGGGCTTTTTTGTCTCTCAAGCCATGCTGGTACTTGTTACTCGTATTAAAGAAAAACAATATGCTAAAAACAATCAAGAAGATAGCATGCAAGAAGCGTTTGCTAATGGTCAAGATGCATTAGCGATCAGATACGCCGGTCAAGTTATCAGTACAGCGTTAGCCGTTACTGCTGCAAGTTACTTTCTTGTTTACAGCCCAGATACCCTACTAGAAAATTTAGTAGGCTGGTTTGTCTTTAGTATCTGTATGACGATTTTAGTTGCCGTACTTACAGCAATTGCTAAACGCATAATACTTTGGGGGATCAACCTTGTTGAGGAAGTTGATCAGCAACATAATATTGGCGTTGCAAGTGTGGAAATGGCGATTAGTATTTCTATTGCACTCATATTAACGGCTTTAATGGCGTAG
- a CDS encoding YjfI family protein — MNIHNIANHLNALADDSETGMVFDCQPISGEVDVLQITVIGREELPIFVSVTDDQILCITYLWGEDEVKQDTKSDMHEAMLEMNIPMPLSSFSKVGDKYVIFGALSTSSPFSDIEHELAVLSNNAIEVIDDMSDFLL, encoded by the coding sequence ATGAATATTCACAATATCGCGAATCACCTGAATGCGTTAGCGGATGACTCTGAAACAGGTATGGTATTTGACTGCCAACCTATTTCTGGTGAAGTAGACGTATTGCAGATCACTGTAATCGGACGTGAAGAGCTACCAATCTTTGTTTCTGTAACAGATGATCAGATTCTATGTATTACTTACCTTTGGGGTGAAGATGAAGTAAAGCAAGACACTAAATCAGACATGCACGAAGCTATGTTAGAGATGAACATACCAATGCCGTTGTCATCATTTTCTAAAGTTGGCGATAAATATGTGATCTTTGGTGCCTTATCAACAAGTTCACCGTTTAGTGATATTGAACACGAACTAGCTGTTTTAAGTAACAATGCCATCGAAGTTATCGATGACATGAGTGATTTTCTATTATAA
- a CDS encoding polyamine aminopropyltransferase, which produces MPKFLFQRLFWYDVLLILSMAVLAGCGLIYEYLLSHYAGRVLGIMESAIYAMIGLMIVAMGLGAFAARKIACPFNGIVWLELLVAIIGSSAILIIGGLIAVTQILPQVISDTFEIPPDVLIRGGFIKQLTWLALNSPYFFGLLLGFFIGMEIPLIAQIREKLHQKHLANNLGTIYGADYIGAGIGAAIWVIFLLTIDISKASALTAGLNLIAGFIFIFAFWHHLRWQKILIALHSIMFIGLVFIYQHGNQWLNSMSNLLYLDKVIYTEKTRYQQLTFTERRLGNEQPSILNFYLNGRLQFSSADEHIYHSYLVTPALAGSARQEHILIIGGGDGLALRDVLAWNPTSVTLIDLDEQLVNTFKYPNESVDHNLSKRLLTLNKGSLQDSRVQLLHQDAYLAIETFLASSRTFDSIIVDLPDPNHPDLNKLYSVSFYAKLKQLLSGDGLMSVQSTSPYHAKTAFIAIGKTIEAAGFNHVEQYHDNVPSFGEWGWTIASKNGVSPKTRLRQLSHLQQPQSWLTLPMLLGAFEFSVDFYQEKEKIPINYLGSHTIYQLHQQAWREQQGLNSAYNQ; this is translated from the coding sequence TTGCCAAAATTCTTGTTTCAAAGACTGTTTTGGTATGATGTTCTTCTGATTTTATCTATGGCGGTACTTGCCGGCTGTGGACTAATCTATGAATATTTACTTTCTCATTATGCTGGGCGTGTGCTCGGTATAATGGAAAGTGCAATATATGCCATGATAGGCCTTATGATTGTAGCAATGGGTCTTGGCGCTTTTGCTGCTCGAAAAATAGCGTGTCCATTTAATGGTATTGTTTGGTTAGAGCTATTAGTCGCAATAATTGGCTCATCTGCAATCTTAATTATTGGTGGCTTGATCGCTGTTACACAAATATTGCCACAAGTAATTAGCGATACCTTTGAAATACCACCGGATGTTCTTATACGCGGTGGCTTTATCAAGCAACTTACTTGGTTAGCGTTAAATAGCCCATACTTTTTTGGATTATTACTGGGTTTCTTTATTGGTATGGAAATACCACTTATTGCGCAAATTAGAGAGAAACTTCATCAAAAACACCTCGCCAATAACCTTGGAACAATTTATGGCGCTGACTATATTGGCGCAGGAATTGGCGCAGCCATTTGGGTGATTTTTTTACTCACCATAGATATTAGTAAAGCAAGCGCCCTTACCGCCGGATTAAATTTGATCGCTGGCTTTATCTTTATTTTCGCGTTTTGGCACCACTTACGCTGGCAGAAGATACTTATCGCATTACATAGCATTATGTTTATTGGGTTGGTATTTATTTATCAGCATGGTAACCAATGGCTCAATAGTATGAGTAACTTGTTGTACTTAGATAAAGTGATTTATACCGAAAAAACACGTTATCAACAACTCACTTTCACTGAACGCCGTTTGGGTAATGAACAACCATCAATATTAAATTTCTATCTTAATGGCCGTTTGCAATTTTCTTCCGCGGATGAACACATTTACCATAGCTACTTAGTAACACCTGCATTAGCGGGCTCTGCGCGACAAGAGCATATCCTTATTATTGGCGGCGGTGATGGCTTAGCACTTCGAGATGTATTAGCTTGGAACCCTACTTCCGTTACATTAATTGATTTAGATGAACAATTAGTTAATACATTTAAATATCCCAACGAAAGCGTAGATCATAATTTATCAAAGCGGTTATTAACGTTAAATAAAGGAAGCTTACAAGATTCTCGTGTACAACTTTTACACCAGGATGCTTATTTAGCGATTGAAACTTTTCTTGCTTCGTCGCGCACGTTTGACTCAATAATCGTGGATTTACCTGATCCTAATCATCCCGATTTAAATAAGCTCTATTCAGTTAGTTTCTATGCCAAGCTAAAACAGCTTTTATCAGGCGATGGGCTTATGTCAGTGCAATCTACCAGCCCTTACCACGCAAAAACAGCCTTTATTGCAATAGGTAAAACCATAGAAGCTGCTGGTTTTAATCATGTTGAACAATACCACGATAATGTACCAAGTTTCGGTGAGTGGGGGTGGACAATCGCTTCCAAAAACGGTGTTAGTCCAAAAACTAGGCTTAGGCAATTGAGCCACCTGCAACAGCCTCAGTCTTGGCTAACATTACCAATGCTATTAGGAGCTTTTGAGTTTTCGGTTGATTTTTACCAAGAAAAAGAAAAAATACCAATAAACTACTTAGGGAGCCACACTATTTATCAACTTCACCAACAAGCTTGGCGTGAACAACAAGGTTTAAATAGTGCCTATAATCAATAG
- a CDS encoding potassium channel family protein, which translates to MKNYNSFYLLLITIAVLYGIIAILSIPLYQFEAATSDGNIKSYKDAFWTLQMSASTIGFGDFYPTTLEGRVIVAAMFYIGVGMVGFVGAQFVNKFVGFSDTNVKNRELRKQNAEILEMNKKLEKKIDLLVDKIEPMVNNANKD; encoded by the coding sequence GTGAAAAATTATAACTCGTTCTATCTATTATTAATAACTATTGCTGTACTGTATGGCATCATCGCAATACTTTCTATTCCCTTGTATCAATTTGAAGCGGCGACGAGCGACGGTAATATTAAAAGTTATAAAGATGCATTCTGGACACTGCAAATGAGCGCTAGTACTATCGGTTTTGGCGATTTTTATCCAACAACATTAGAAGGACGAGTAATTGTCGCAGCTATGTTCTATATAGGCGTTGGTATGGTTGGTTTTGTTGGCGCCCAATTTGTAAATAAGTTTGTTGGCTTTTCAGATACCAATGTGAAAAATAGAGAATTACGTAAACAAAATGCTGAAATTTTAGAAATGAATAAGAAACTAGAGAAAAAAATTGACTTGCTAGTGGATAAAATTGAACCTATGGTTAATAACGCCAACAAAGATTAA
- a CDS encoding TIGR04211 family SH3 domain-containing protein, with the protein MKLITCLVIASLSLIAPQALSEESQPEAKESAYIIDDLFIYMHAGAGANYRIVGSVNAGDEIKLTGNESNGYTEIIDPRGRVTWVESKYLSKTPGMRFAIAELNTKLANQEESVEQSESSLSLANREINQLKTNEKALNEQITTLTKELNAAKSKVDNQDLALKKEYFFNGAIVLAIGLILGLVLPRLAARKRSSMDNWK; encoded by the coding sequence ATGAAATTAATAACATGTTTGGTGATTGCAAGCTTGTCGCTAATCGCACCACAAGCTTTATCTGAAGAATCACAACCAGAAGCGAAAGAATCAGCCTATATTATAGATGATTTATTTATTTACATGCATGCTGGTGCAGGTGCGAATTATCGCATTGTAGGCAGTGTTAATGCTGGCGATGAAATCAAATTAACAGGCAATGAGAGCAACGGTTATACCGAAATTATTGACCCTCGCGGCAGAGTTACTTGGGTTGAAAGTAAATACCTTAGCAAAACGCCAGGTATGAGATTCGCTATTGCTGAATTAAATACTAAGCTTGCTAATCAAGAAGAAAGCGTAGAACAATCGGAGTCTAGCTTATCTTTAGCAAACCGCGAAATAAACCAACTAAAAACAAATGAAAAGGCGTTAAACGAGCAAATAACGACATTAACTAAAGAGCTAAATGCAGCAAAATCCAAGGTAGACAATCAAGATTTAGCGTTGAAAAAAGAGTACTTCTTTAATGGTGCTATTGTTTTAGCTATTGGCTTAATACTCGGTCTTGTTCTACCTAGACTAGCAGCGAGAAAGCGTTCAAGTATGGATAACTGGAAATAA